A single Cellulomonas sp. SLBN-39 DNA region contains:
- a CDS encoding ABC transporter ATP-binding protein, giving the protein MSLLELTDVTRSVRLPDDRLLEILRGVTLAVDAGEHVAVVGRSGTGKSTLLNILGLLDAPTSGTYVLDGAPVAKLSNRRRTRVRGDDFGFVFQQFNLLPGRTALENVAAPLMYARGRQFWQRTRLAAAMLTRVGLGDRLDTMPEKLSGGEQQRVAVARALVRGPRVILADEPTGALDVETGQEIMDLLDDVASETGAALVTITHDLAVAARAQRHYRLTEGVLVPVDLGGHGRQADWVGDVPTLLPARHALLPAGPSPYRSASSLPVPGVPELGPSVPAEADR; this is encoded by the coding sequence ATGAGCCTCCTCGAGCTCACCGACGTCACGCGCTCCGTCCGGCTGCCCGACGACCGCCTGCTGGAGATCCTCAGGGGCGTGACCCTGGCCGTCGACGCGGGCGAGCACGTCGCCGTCGTCGGGCGCTCCGGCACCGGCAAGTCGACGCTGCTCAACATCCTCGGGCTGCTCGACGCCCCGACGTCCGGCACGTACGTGCTCGACGGCGCGCCGGTCGCGAAGCTGTCGAACCGGCGGCGCACGCGCGTGCGCGGCGACGACTTCGGCTTCGTGTTCCAGCAGTTCAACCTGCTGCCCGGCCGCACGGCCCTGGAGAACGTCGCCGCACCGCTCATGTACGCCCGCGGCCGGCAGTTCTGGCAGCGCACCCGCCTGGCCGCCGCCATGCTGACGCGCGTCGGGCTCGGGGATCGCCTCGACACCATGCCCGAGAAGCTCTCGGGCGGCGAGCAGCAGCGCGTCGCCGTGGCCCGTGCCCTCGTGCGCGGGCCGCGCGTGATCCTCGCCGACGAGCCGACCGGAGCGCTCGACGTCGAGACGGGCCAGGAGATCATGGACCTGCTCGACGACGTCGCGTCCGAGACGGGCGCCGCACTGGTGACCATCACGCACGACCTCGCGGTGGCGGCCCGTGCCCAGCGCCACTACCGCCTCACCGAGGGCGTCCTCGTGCCCGTCGACCTCGGCGGCCACGGGCGCCAGGCGGACTGGGTCGGCGACGTGCCGACGCTGCTGCCCGCCCGCCACGCGCTGCTGCCCGCGGGCCCGTCGCCGTACCGGTCGGCGTCGTCCCTGCCGGTGCCGGGCGTGCCCGAGCTGGGCCCGTCCGTGCCGGCGGAGGCCGACCGGTGA
- a CDS encoding secretion protein HlyD — translation MVRRYVFPALRLLIWAVIAAALVKLAFAGADVTTEETGIVPTGQVVEPVVEATTGTITNAVTVTASVVADPAVPVRATLAGTVSEVLVADGQKVDAGTVVLKVRQETPRDPIEKTDPETGAVTVIERKPLVEIVEVKAPVAGTLALPTLKDQVVAVGDTVGQVAPGSLSVSGTLTPDQQYRLIGAPAEGTVTLKGGPAPFTCQGLRIGAASTDDADLEQVADPSVSTSGTVTCAVPGDVTAFAGLGADIEIVNGTAKDAVVVPVTSVQGTVQKGNVWVVAAEGEEPEEREVGLGLTDGEVVEITDGLEVGDLVLEFIPVPGAGEVDCADPSQYDPTVCGA, via the coding sequence GTGGTACGTCGCTACGTCTTCCCTGCCCTGCGCCTCCTCATCTGGGCCGTGATCGCCGCCGCCCTCGTCAAGCTCGCCTTCGCCGGCGCGGACGTCACGACCGAGGAGACGGGCATCGTCCCGACCGGTCAGGTCGTCGAGCCCGTCGTGGAGGCTACGACCGGCACCATCACCAACGCCGTGACGGTGACGGCATCGGTCGTGGCCGACCCCGCCGTCCCGGTGCGCGCCACGCTCGCCGGCACCGTCAGCGAGGTGCTCGTCGCCGACGGCCAGAAGGTCGATGCGGGCACCGTGGTGCTCAAGGTCCGCCAGGAGACACCGCGCGACCCGATCGAGAAGACGGACCCCGAGACCGGGGCCGTCACGGTCATCGAGCGCAAGCCGCTCGTCGAGATCGTCGAGGTGAAGGCGCCGGTCGCGGGAACGCTCGCGCTGCCGACCCTCAAGGACCAGGTCGTCGCGGTCGGCGACACGGTCGGCCAGGTCGCCCCGGGGTCGCTGTCCGTGAGCGGCACCCTCACCCCCGACCAGCAGTACCGGCTGATCGGCGCGCCCGCGGAGGGCACCGTGACGCTCAAGGGCGGACCGGCGCCGTTCACCTGCCAGGGGCTGCGGATCGGAGCAGCCTCGACGGACGACGCCGACCTCGAGCAGGTCGCGGACCCGTCCGTGTCGACGTCCGGCACGGTCACCTGCGCGGTGCCCGGCGACGTCACGGCGTTCGCGGGTCTCGGCGCCGACATCGAGATCGTCAACGGCACCGCGAAGGACGCCGTCGTCGTGCCGGTGACGTCCGTCCAGGGCACCGTGCAGAAGGGCAACGTGTGGGTGGTCGCCGCCGAGGGCGAGGAGCCCGAGGAGCGCGAGGTCGGCCTCGGCCTGACCGACGGCGAGGTCGTCGAGATCACCGACGGCCTGGAGGTGGGCGACCTCGTCCTGGAGTTCATCCCCGTGCCCGGCGCCGGCGAGGTCGACTGCGCCGACCCGAGCCAGTACGACCCCACGGTCTGCGGCGCATGA
- the galK gene encoding galactokinase, which yields MSVDVTWTPAWDRTEGEERARALFASVYGTEAAGVWSAPGRVNLIGEHTDYNGGLALPIALPHRTYAAVSRRDDDVVRLVSAQEPSGVREVRLADAAPGAVTGWAAYVVGVAWALREAGHAVGGFDLAIDSCVPFGAGLSSSAALEASVAVALDALHGLGLAGTVDAAGAATDDAGRSTLADVCVRAENEMAGAPTGGMDQAASLRARAGHALLLDCLDGSVQHVPFDLAAHGLALLVVDTRAEHSHVSGEYAQRRASCEEAARRLGVGTLREVADDPQAVGRALETLAAGDDGDLLVRRVRHVVDEIARVGEFVTHLGTGDVTGVGPAMDASHDSLRDDYEVSCRELDLAVDTARASGAHGARMTGGGFGGSAIALVDVGAVEGVAQAVADAFAAAGLHAPAFAVAVAGPPAG from the coding sequence ATGAGCGTCGACGTCACCTGGACCCCCGCGTGGGACCGCACCGAGGGCGAGGAGCGCGCCCGCGCCCTCTTCGCCTCGGTGTACGGCACCGAGGCCGCGGGGGTGTGGTCCGCCCCGGGCCGCGTGAACCTCATCGGCGAGCACACCGACTACAACGGCGGCCTGGCGCTGCCCATCGCCCTGCCGCACCGCACGTACGCGGCGGTCTCCCGGCGCGACGACGACGTGGTCCGGCTCGTCTCCGCCCAGGAGCCGAGCGGCGTGCGCGAGGTCCGCCTGGCGGACGCGGCACCGGGCGCGGTGACGGGCTGGGCCGCGTACGTCGTGGGCGTCGCGTGGGCGCTGCGCGAGGCCGGGCACGCGGTCGGCGGGTTCGACCTGGCCATCGACTCGTGCGTGCCGTTCGGCGCCGGGCTGTCGTCGTCGGCGGCGCTCGAGGCGTCGGTCGCCGTGGCCCTCGACGCCCTGCACGGGCTCGGCCTGGCCGGGACCGTCGACGCGGCCGGGGCCGCCACGGACGACGCGGGCCGCTCGACGCTGGCCGACGTGTGCGTGCGCGCCGAGAACGAGATGGCCGGCGCGCCGACCGGCGGCATGGACCAGGCGGCGTCGCTGCGGGCCCGTGCCGGCCACGCGCTGCTGCTGGACTGCCTGGACGGCAGCGTGCAGCACGTGCCGTTCGACCTGGCCGCGCACGGCCTGGCGCTGCTCGTCGTCGACACCCGTGCCGAGCACTCCCACGTCAGCGGCGAGTACGCCCAGCGGCGCGCGTCCTGCGAGGAGGCGGCCCGCCGCCTCGGCGTGGGCACGCTGCGCGAGGTCGCGGACGACCCGCAGGCGGTCGGCCGCGCCCTGGAGACCCTGGCCGCCGGCGACGACGGCGACCTGCTCGTGCGCCGCGTGCGGCACGTCGTGGACGAGATCGCCCGCGTGGGGGAGTTCGTCACGCACCTGGGCACCGGGGACGTCACGGGCGTGGGCCCGGCCATGGACGCGTCGCACGACTCCCTGCGCGACGACTACGAGGTGTCGTGCCGCGAGCTCGACCTCGCGGTCGACACGGCCCGGGCGTCCGGCGCGCACGGTGCCCGCATGACGGGCGGCGGCTTCGGCGGCTCGGCGATCGCGCTGGTCGACGTCGGGGCCGTCGAGGGCGTGGCGCAGGCGGTGGCCGACGCGTTCGCGGCGGCGGGCCTGCACGCCCCGGCGTTCGCGGTCGCCGTGGCCGGACCGCCGGCCGGCTGA
- the galT gene encoding galactose-1-phosphate uridylyltransferase, translating to MTDSTPLVRRTSTRLADGRELIYFDDSEPYVSGAATRRLDDPRPLPDRFAPVTGPDGTTLPVTGPELRRDPLTGEWIPMAAHRMNRTFLPPADANPLAPARPGATYQDGEIPDTDYDVVVFENRFPSLMAVPGVDDAVELVDGEDLWVRRPAAGRCEVICFSSDPTASLSSVSPRRMRTIVEAWADRTAALHAMPGIEQVFAFENRGKEIGVTLHHPHGQIYAFPYVTPRTRSMLTQAAAHHEATGRLLGRDVLDAELAHGQRVVLESEHWVAYVPFAARWPVEVHLAPRRDVPDLPALTDAERDDLATTYLTLLRRLDQFFVDGDGASIPLPYISGWHQAPVREGREVSRLHLQIFSVLRAPGKLKYLAGVESGMAAWISDTTPERIANRLKEIV from the coding sequence GTGACCGACAGCACCCCCCTCGTGCGCCGCACGTCGACCCGCCTGGCCGACGGCCGCGAGCTCATCTACTTCGACGACTCCGAGCCGTACGTCTCGGGCGCCGCGACCCGCCGCCTCGACGACCCGCGCCCCCTGCCCGACCGGTTCGCGCCCGTGACCGGCCCCGACGGGACCACGCTGCCCGTCACCGGCCCCGAGCTGCGCCGCGACCCGCTCACCGGCGAGTGGATCCCGATGGCCGCGCACCGCATGAACCGCACGTTCCTGCCGCCGGCGGACGCGAACCCCCTCGCGCCGGCCCGGCCCGGCGCCACGTACCAGGACGGGGAGATCCCCGACACCGACTACGACGTCGTCGTGTTCGAGAACCGGTTCCCCTCGCTCATGGCCGTGCCGGGCGTGGACGACGCCGTCGAGCTGGTCGACGGCGAGGACCTGTGGGTGCGCCGCCCGGCCGCGGGCCGCTGCGAGGTCATCTGCTTCTCCTCCGACCCGACGGCGTCCCTGTCCAGCGTCTCGCCGCGCCGCATGCGCACGATCGTCGAGGCGTGGGCCGACCGCACGGCCGCGCTGCACGCGATGCCCGGCATCGAGCAGGTCTTCGCGTTCGAGAACCGCGGCAAGGAGATCGGCGTCACGCTGCACCACCCGCACGGGCAGATCTACGCGTTCCCGTACGTCACGCCCCGCACGCGGTCGATGCTCACGCAGGCCGCCGCGCACCACGAGGCCACGGGTCGCCTGCTGGGCCGCGACGTCCTGGACGCCGAGCTCGCGCACGGGCAGCGGGTGGTGCTGGAGTCCGAGCACTGGGTCGCGTACGTGCCGTTCGCGGCGCGCTGGCCCGTCGAGGTGCACCTGGCCCCGCGGCGCGACGTGCCGGACCTGCCGGCGCTGACCGACGCGGAGCGCGACGACCTGGCCACGACGTACCTGACGCTGCTGCGCCGGCTCGACCAGTTCTTCGTCGACGGCGACGGCGCGTCGATCCCGCTGCCGTACATCTCCGGCTGGCACCAGGCGCCGGTGCGCGAGGGCCGCGAGGTCTCCCGCCTGCACCTGCAGATCTTCTCGGTGCTCCGCGCGCCGGGGAAGCTCAAGTACCTGGCCGGAGTGGAGTCGGGCATGGCGGCGTGGATCTCGGACACCACGCCCGAGCGGATCGCGAACCGCCTCAAGGAGATCGTGTGA
- a CDS encoding DeoR/GlpR family DNA-binding transcription regulator — protein sequence MLATQRQERILAEVLAHGAVRVADLVEALDVSDMTVRRDIAELARTGLVRRVHGGAVAPESPSRATEEPGFEAKRTWSSAEKTAVARAALADVEPGQSVVLSAGTTTWLLAQLIVADTALRPLTVVTNGLHVADALHGQRDLEVVLTGGTRTPSDALVGPVADATLGALRVDRAFLGVHGLDVDGATAPNLAEAATDRALVRCAAATTVLTDHTKWGTVGLARICGLDEIDTIVVDTGISRDARTHLEAAVDRLVLADPADGTTPAGVRTTPTGANP from the coding sequence ATGCTCGCGACGCAGCGCCAGGAGCGCATCCTGGCCGAGGTCCTCGCGCACGGCGCCGTGCGCGTGGCCGACCTCGTCGAGGCGCTCGACGTCTCCGACATGACCGTCCGCCGGGACATCGCCGAGCTCGCCCGGACCGGCCTCGTGCGCCGCGTGCACGGCGGCGCCGTCGCCCCCGAGAGCCCGTCGCGCGCCACCGAGGAGCCCGGCTTCGAGGCCAAGCGCACGTGGTCGAGCGCCGAGAAGACCGCCGTCGCCCGGGCCGCGCTGGCCGACGTCGAGCCCGGCCAGTCCGTCGTGCTGTCGGCCGGCACGACGACCTGGCTGCTCGCCCAGCTGATCGTCGCCGACACCGCGCTGCGGCCGCTGACCGTGGTGACCAACGGCCTGCACGTCGCCGACGCGCTGCACGGCCAGCGCGACCTCGAGGTCGTGCTCACCGGCGGGACGCGGACCCCGTCCGACGCGCTCGTCGGGCCCGTCGCCGACGCCACCCTCGGCGCGCTGCGCGTGGACCGGGCGTTCCTCGGCGTGCACGGGCTCGACGTCGACGGCGCCACCGCCCCGAACCTCGCCGAGGCCGCCACCGACCGCGCGCTCGTGCGGTGCGCGGCCGCCACCACCGTCCTGACCGACCACACCAAGTGGGGCACGGTCGGGCTGGCCCGCATCTGCGGGCTCGACGAGATCGACACGATCGTCGTCGACACCGGGATCTCGCGCGACGCGCGGACCCACCTCGAGGCGGCCGTGGACCGACTGGTCCTCGCCGACCCTGCCGACGGCACCACGCCCGCCGGCGTCCGCACCACCCCCACCGGAGCGAACCCGTGA
- a CDS encoding Mrp/NBP35 family ATP-binding protein → MPSQPADPRTPDDALVQAVRAALDGVQDPEIRRPVTELGMVRSVEVVPDGAAGGVLVVVGLDLTTPGCPLKDTLTRDVTAAVERVAGVAGVRVDLGVMTAEQRSALRTMLRGTDAEPQIPFAQAGSLTKVIAVASGKGGVGKSSVTANLAVAMAAQGLRVGVVDADIYGFSLPRMLGVDRPPTKVDDMLLPPVAHDVKVVSIGMFVPAGQPVVWRGPMLHRALQQFLADVFWGDLDVLLLDLPPGTGDIAISVAQLLPGSEIVVVTTPQPAAAEVAERAGSVAVQTRQRVVGVIENMAWLEQADGSRLELFGAGGGASVAQSLTRLTGADVPLLGQVPIDVTLREAGDAGVPVVLSHPDSPAALALADVARRLAARPRNLAGRSLGLSPAGR, encoded by the coding sequence ATGCCGTCGCAGCCCGCAGACCCCCGCACGCCCGACGACGCGCTGGTGCAGGCCGTGCGCGCCGCGCTGGACGGCGTGCAGGACCCCGAGATCCGCCGACCCGTCACCGAGCTGGGCATGGTGCGCTCGGTCGAGGTCGTGCCGGACGGCGCCGCGGGCGGGGTGCTCGTCGTCGTGGGGCTGGACCTGACGACCCCGGGCTGCCCGCTCAAGGACACCCTGACGCGGGACGTCACGGCGGCCGTGGAGCGGGTCGCGGGCGTCGCGGGCGTCCGGGTCGACCTGGGCGTCATGACGGCGGAGCAGCGCTCGGCGCTGCGCACGATGCTGCGCGGCACTGACGCCGAGCCGCAGATCCCGTTCGCGCAGGCCGGCTCGTTGACCAAGGTCATCGCGGTGGCCTCGGGCAAGGGCGGCGTGGGCAAGTCGTCCGTGACGGCGAACCTGGCGGTGGCGATGGCGGCGCAGGGCCTGCGGGTGGGTGTGGTCGACGCGGACATCTACGGGTTCTCGCTGCCGCGGATGCTGGGCGTGGACCGGCCGCCGACCAAGGTGGACGACATGCTGCTGCCGCCGGTGGCGCACGACGTGAAGGTCGTCTCGATCGGCATGTTCGTGCCCGCGGGGCAGCCGGTGGTGTGGCGGGGGCCGATGCTGCACCGCGCGCTGCAGCAGTTCCTGGCCGACGTGTTCTGGGGCGACCTGGACGTCCTGCTGCTGGACCTCCCGCCGGGGACCGGCGACATCGCGATCTCGGTGGCGCAGCTGCTGCCGGGGTCGGAGATCGTCGTGGTGACGACCCCGCAGCCGGCGGCCGCGGAGGTCGCCGAGCGCGCCGGGTCGGTGGCCGTGCAGACCCGCCAGCGCGTGGTCGGGGTGATCGAGAACATGGCGTGGCTGGAGCAGGCCGACGGCTCGCGCCTGGAGCTGTTCGGCGCGGGCGGGGGCGCGTCGGTCGCGCAGAGCCTGACGCGACTGACGGGCGCGGACGTGCCGCTGCTGGGCCAGGTGCCGATCGACGTGACGCTGCGGGAGGCGGGCGACGCGGGAGTGCCGGTGGTGCTCTCGCACCCGGACTCCCCCGCGGCGCTGGCCCTGGCGGACGTGGCGCGGCGCCTGGCGGCGCGCCCGCGGAACCTGGCCGGACGGTCGTTGGGGCTCTCGCCCGCCGGGCGCTGA
- a CDS encoding DUF1003 domain-containing protein, producing MADRLDTPRESRRLVLPRIEEDASGRVSESIARFLGTPRFILWLTAFCLVWIAWNANWGPERFRFDEAGNGFTALTLMLSLQASYAAPLILLAQNRQTDRDRVQAEQDRQRAERNLADTEFLAREMASLRIALQEVATRDFVRSELRNLLEELQAEQEQDGQGEDRTPRGNDRLEPGRRTGD from the coding sequence GTGGCTGACCGTCTGGACACCCCGCGCGAGAGCCGCCGCCTGGTCCTGCCGCGCATCGAGGAGGACGCCTCGGGGCGGGTCTCGGAGTCGATCGCACGGTTCCTCGGCACGCCGCGGTTCATCCTGTGGCTCACGGCCTTCTGCCTGGTCTGGATCGCGTGGAACGCGAACTGGGGACCTGAGCGCTTCCGGTTCGACGAGGCCGGCAACGGGTTCACCGCGCTGACGCTCATGCTGTCGCTGCAGGCGTCGTACGCCGCCCCGCTGATCCTGCTCGCGCAGAACCGGCAGACCGACCGCGACCGCGTGCAGGCCGAGCAGGACCGTCAGCGCGCCGAGCGGAACCTCGCCGACACCGAGTTCCTGGCCCGCGAGATGGCGTCGCTGCGCATCGCGCTGCAGGAGGTCGCGACGCGCGACTTCGTGCGCTCGGAGCTGCGCAACCTGCTCGAGGAGCTGCAGGCCGAGCAGGAGCAGGACGGCCAGGGAGAGGACCGGACGCCGCGCGGCAACGACCGGCTCGAGCCGGGGCGGCGCACCGGCGACTGA
- a CDS encoding magnesium transporter MgtE N-terminal domain-containing protein, with amino-acid sequence MSSVGTRVFVARLAGTKVFDPLGDEVGRVRDVVVLVRLKGAPRAVGLVVEVPGRRRVFVPLTRVTAVDAGQVISTGLVNMRRFEQRASETLVVGELLDRTVDLVDGSGTATVEDVAIELQRSGDWYVTKVFVRRTEHRGGLLRRRGETMLVPIDQVRTLARASAAQGAELLLAQYEDLKPADLADVLHEMGVTRRLEVATALDDERLADVLEELPEDDQVAILRAMELTRAADVLEAMQPDDAADLLGELPSEQAAELLELMEPEEAKDVRRLLAYEDNTAGGLMTTEPVILGPETTIAAALAHVRRQDLTPALASLVFVARPPLETPTGRFIGVVHLQRLLREPPHGSIGQIVDTDIEPVTADAPLMTVTRELATYNLLALPVVDDQRRLLGAVSVDDVLDHLLPDDWRETDDEPGPFTRPTPAVTARGVRRG; translated from the coding sequence GTGAGCAGCGTCGGGACCAGGGTGTTCGTCGCGCGCCTCGCCGGCACGAAGGTCTTCGACCCCCTGGGGGACGAGGTCGGGCGGGTGCGCGACGTCGTCGTGCTCGTGCGCCTCAAGGGCGCCCCCCGGGCCGTGGGCCTGGTCGTCGAGGTGCCCGGGCGTCGACGGGTGTTCGTGCCGCTGACGCGCGTGACCGCGGTGGACGCGGGCCAGGTCATCTCGACCGGGCTCGTGAACATGCGCCGGTTCGAGCAGCGCGCGTCGGAGACGCTCGTGGTCGGCGAGCTGCTGGACCGCACGGTCGACCTGGTCGACGGCTCGGGCACGGCCACGGTCGAGGACGTCGCGATCGAGCTGCAGCGCAGCGGCGACTGGTACGTCACCAAGGTGTTCGTGCGTCGCACCGAGCACCGCGGCGGGCTGCTGCGCCGGCGCGGGGAGACGATGCTCGTGCCGATCGACCAGGTGCGCACGCTCGCCCGGGCGTCCGCCGCGCAGGGTGCAGAGCTGCTGCTCGCGCAGTACGAGGACCTCAAGCCGGCCGACCTGGCGGACGTGCTGCACGAGATGGGCGTGACGCGCCGGCTCGAGGTGGCCACGGCGCTGGACGACGAGCGGCTCGCGGACGTGCTCGAGGAGCTGCCCGAGGACGACCAGGTCGCGATCCTGCGCGCCATGGAGCTCACGCGCGCCGCCGACGTCCTGGAGGCCATGCAGCCCGACGACGCGGCGGACCTGCTGGGCGAGCTCCCGAGCGAGCAGGCGGCCGAGCTGCTGGAGCTCATGGAGCCCGAGGAGGCCAAGGACGTGCGCCGGCTGCTGGCGTACGAGGACAACACGGCCGGCGGTCTGATGACCACCGAGCCGGTGATCCTGGGCCCGGAGACGACGATCGCGGCGGCGCTGGCGCACGTGCGCCGGCAGGACCTGACGCCCGCGCTGGCGTCGCTGGTGTTCGTGGCGCGACCGCCCCTGGAGACGCCGACGGGCCGGTTCATCGGCGTCGTGCACCTGCAGCGCCTGCTGCGCGAGCCGCCGCACGGCTCGATCGGGCAGATCGTCGACACCGACATCGAGCCGGTCACCGCCGACGCGCCACTGATGACGGTGACGCGCGAGCTCGCGACGTACAACCTGCTCGCGCTGCCGGTGGTCGACGACCAGCGGCGCCTGCTGGGCGCGGTGTCGGTCGACGACGTGCTCGACCACCTGCTGCCCGACGACTGGCGCGAGACCGACGACGAGCCGGGGCCCTTCACGCGCCCGACGCCCGCGGTGACCGCCCGGGGGGTGCGCCGTGGCTGA